In Cryptomeria japonica chromosome 10, Sugi_1.0, whole genome shotgun sequence, a genomic segment contains:
- the LOC131050899 gene encoding uncharacterized protein LOC131050899, producing MQRIIEMYLPGQLLRQFGEVQGVPTVTTYFACVSREVTDWGVCIQPRVVIAEFDALQELQWGWRVGVIDLGTTPQYDAWWDRHRSIPLTDSTIPITPQQIPHMRQQRRVDREERGGDEGRGGDEEGGIDEEGDEDINIDGDMESNKSGADDDSTLGSSSSEDGDDDDIPELEVALVVEGGGDGGQGGDEDDDDPQILRVWIKSLEDEVA from the coding sequence ATGCAGAGGatcattgagatgtacctaccaggaCAGCTACTTAGGCAGTTTGGAGAGGTACAGGGAGTACCTACCGTCACAACTTATTTTGCTTGTGTTTCTCGTGAGGTTACAGATTGGGGTGTTTGTATACAACCGCGTGTGGTTATTGCAGAGTTTGATGCACTTCAAGAATTACAGTGGGGTTGGAGAGTAGGTGTCATAGATTTGGGGACCACACCTCAATATGATGCATGGTGGGATAGACATAGGTCTATTCCACTTACTGATTCGACAATTCCTATCACACCTCAACAGATACCTCATATGAGACAACAGAGGAGGGTTGATAGGGAGGAGAGGGGGGGAGATGAGGGCAGAGGAGGAGATGAGGAAGGTGGTATAGATGAGGAGGGAGACGAGGATATAAACATCGATGGAGATATGGAGTCCAATAAAAGTGGAGCCGATGATGATTCGACATTAGGATCATCAAGTAGCGAGGATGGGGACGATGATGACATACCTGAGTTAGAGGTTGCACTAGTTGTAGAGGGGGGTGGGGATGGAGGACAGGGTGGTGACGAAGATGATGATGATCCGCAGATTCTTAGAGTGTGGATTAagagtctagaggatgaggtgGCGTGA